Proteins found in one Paraburkholderia caballeronis genomic segment:
- a CDS encoding response regulator, translated as MTDGEQVSIVLVEDDDGHATLVERNLRRSGISNGFLRFRDGQEALDYFFGGAAGTDAGYPSRDELSNFVVLLDLRMPRVDGFEVLRRLKADPATASVPVIVLTTTDDPREIERCYELGCNVYITKPVEYDAFIEAVRRLGFFLQVVKLPPGHRLARP; from the coding sequence ATGACAGACGGGGAACAGGTCAGCATCGTGCTGGTCGAGGACGACGACGGCCACGCGACGCTCGTCGAACGGAACCTGAGGCGTTCGGGCATCTCGAACGGCTTCCTGCGCTTTCGAGACGGCCAGGAGGCGCTCGACTATTTTTTCGGCGGGGCGGCGGGAACGGACGCCGGTTATCCGTCGCGCGACGAACTGTCGAATTTCGTCGTCCTGCTCGATCTGCGGATGCCGCGCGTCGACGGTTTCGAGGTGCTGCGGCGGCTGAAGGCCGATCCGGCGACCGCGTCGGTGCCGGTGATCGTGCTGACGACCACCGACGATCCGCGCGAGATCGAACGCTGCTACGAACTCGGCTGCAACGTGTACATCACGAAGCCGGTCGAGTACGACGCGTTCATCGAGGCCGTGCGCCGGCTCGGCTTTTTTCTGCAGGTCGTCAAGCTGCCGCCGGGCCACCGGCTTGCGCGGCCATGA